A stretch of the Dioscorea cayenensis subsp. rotundata cultivar TDr96_F1 unplaced genomic scaffold, TDr96_F1_v2_PseudoChromosome.rev07_lg8_w22 25.fasta BLBR01001216.1, whole genome shotgun sequence genome encodes the following:
- the LOC120255836 gene encoding dehydrodolichyl diphosphate synthase complex subunit Nus1-like yields the protein MAFASVNPGDDFFWIYSPNLRGFQESIIWRFTLGLCWYLLHLFVTLVHAGSSLIHALVCYSISSGLLRKYWNLDLSNLKYLGIVVDSEQAKNTVKIKRLLHWLSSTGVKNVILYDMEGVLKKSIGSDHSSSDSKNTHFEGMVIELLSFSDNKEGVAKAASFLCSKYLKSNPAVSDRVEPVFTEADMDDALMAVGCGGPEPDLLLVYGPARCHLGFPAWRMRYTEIIHMGSLKTMKYGAILKAIYDFSKKHQNYGT from the exons ATGGCCTTCGCTTCCGTGAACCCTGGGGATGATTTCTTCTGGATTTACTCCCCTAATCTTCGG GGATTCCAAGAATCAATTATTTGGAGATTCACACTTGGATTGTGCTGGTATTTGCTCCATCTATTCGTTACTCTTGTGCATGCTGGGTCATCTCTGATTCATGCACTAGTTTGTTATAGCATCTCGAGTGGTTTGCTGCGAAAGTACTGGAATCTGGACTTGAGTAATCTTAAATATCTTGGCATTGTTGTGGATAGTGAACAAGCGAAGAATACTGTAAAAATTAAGCGGCTTTTGCACTGGTTATCAAGTACTGGAGTGAAGAATGTCATCCTCTATGACATGGAAG GTGTGCTGAAGAAGTCAATTGGATCTGATCATAGTTCCAGTGATTCAAAGAATACACATTTT GAAGGAATGGTGATAGAATTGCTTTCTTTTTCTGATAATAAAGAAGGTGTTGCTAAAGCAGCCAGTTTCCTGTGCTCTAAATACTTGAAAAGCAATCCTGCAGTTTCAGATAGGGTTGAGCCAGTTTTCACCGAAGCTGACATGGATGATGCTTTAATGGCAGTGG GTTGTGGAGGACCAGAACCTGATCTCCTTCTTGTTTATGGACCTGCTAGATGCCACTTAGGATTTCCTGCATGGAGAATGCGATATACTGAGATTAT ACATATGGGTTCATTGAAAACCATGAAATATGGTGCCATTTTGAAGGCCATTTATGATTTTTCAAAGAAACATCAGAATTATG GTACATGA
- the LOC120255855 gene encoding plant-specific TFIIB-related protein 1, with translation MWTVRCPYCPGGHGRCATAASGRSITECCSCGRVVEERQSYSHPLFHLRATDSPLPLVLPDLPPLHESIHGGDGDADDDPFHPTGFITAFSAFSLEPHPVNARSASSFSGALAELERALAAEPTDPSPDPLVSLDHLRAYLQIVDVSSILALDRDIADHAFQLFRDCSSATCLRNRSVEALATAALVQAIREAQEPRTLQEISAASNLPQKEIGKYIKILGEALKLSQPINSNSIAVHMPRFCTLLQLNKSAQELAAHIGEVVVNKCFCTRRNPISISAAAIYLACQLEDKRKTQAEICKVTGLTEVTLRKVYKELLENWDDLLPPNYTPAVPPEKAFPMTAISSGRSTSKSDIVEIPHPIPHQEKDKQPEMPKSSKALDAMESDHQVKVKEEMENQSNPHGRLPSSSRDLNQVAFWQTQASFTAQKNGGENKSMLSECDQKIDRDLKTGSNSRATSQSAALSSSKRFIHPWQINVQNVPPGSSVRFGEQQVSSDFVSSVPGIKSQRGGTDTDRATDKHQH, from the exons ATGTGGACAGTGCGGTGCCCCTACTGCCCCGGCGGCCACGGCCGCTGCGCCACTGCCGCCTCCGGCCGGAGCATCACCGAGTGCTGCTCCTGCGGCCGCGTCGTCGAGGAACGCCAGTCGTACTCCCACCCTCTCTTCCACCTTCGCGCCACCGACTCCCCTCTCCCTCTCGTCCTCCCCGACCTTCCCCCTCTCCATGAATCCATCCATGGCGGCGATGGTGATGCCGACGATGACCCTTTCCACCCGACTGGATTCATCACCGCTTTCTCCGCTTTCTCCCTTGAGCCCCACCCGGTGAATGCCCGCTCCGCCTCCTCCTTCTCCGGCGCTCTCGCCGAGCTCGAACGAGCTCTTGCTGCTGAACCCACTGATCCCTCTCCTGATCCCCTTGTTTCTCTTGATCACCTCCGCGCGTACCTCCAGATCGTCGACGTTTCGTCCATTCTCGCCCTTGATCGCGATATTGCTGACCACGCCTTCCAGCTCTTCCGCGATTGCTCATCCGCTACTTGTTTGAGGAATCGCAGCGTCGAGGCTCTCGCCACCGCTGCCCTCGTCCAGGCCATTCGTGAGGCGCAGGAGCCCCGCACCTTGCAG GAAATTTCTGCTGCAAGCAACCTCCCACAGAAGGAAATTGGGAAGTATATTAAAATCTTGGGTGAAGCTTTAAAACTCAGCCAGCCAATCAACAGCAATTCTATAGCAGTTCACATGCCACGGTTTTGCACTCTTCTTCAGCTTAACAAATCCGCTCAG GAACTTGCAGCGCATATTGGAGAAGTTGTCGTCAATAAATGTTTCTGCACTCGTAGGAACCCAATCAGCATATCTGCTGCTGCTATATACCTAGCATGCCAACTAGAAGATAAGCGCAAAACACAAGCTGAGATTTGTAAGGTTACCGGTCTCACGGAGGTCACTCTTCGCAAAGTCTACAAGGAACTGTTAGAGAACTGGGATGATCTGCTGCCCCCTAATTACACACCGGCTGTTCCTCCTGAGAAGGCTTTTCCAATGACTGCCATCAGCTCAGGTCGATCCACTTCTAAATCAGATATTGTTGAGATACCTCACCCGATTCCACATCAAGAAAAAGACAAGCAACCGGAAATGCCGAAATCAAGTAAAGCTCTGGATGCTATGGAGAGTGATCATCAGGTGAAAGTCAAAGAGGAAATGGAGAACCAAAGTAACCCTCATGGACGCCTTCCTTCATCATCGAGGGACTTGAATCAGGTAGCATTCTGGCAGACACAAGCTTCATTTACTGCACAGAAGAATGGAGGTGAGAACAAGTCAATGTTATCTGAATGTGATCAGAAGATTGATAGAGATTTGAAGACTGGTAGCAATTCTAGAGCAACATCCCAGAGTGCGGCTCTTTCATCTTCAAAGAGATTCATCCATCCATGGCAAATCAATGTGCAGAATGTCCCACCTGGATCTTCTGTTCGGTTTGGGGAACAACAAGTAAGCTCTGATTTTGTATCTAGTGTTCCGGGAATCAAGAGTCAGAGAGGCGGTACTGATACTGATCGGGCAACCGACAAACATCAACATTAG